The Bacillota bacterium genome has a segment encoding these proteins:
- a CDS encoding DUF421 domain-containing protein, with the protein MPYTLYLKVIFQTVLAFFAVLVLTRILEKEQLSQLTFYEYITGITIGSLAAGLAIDTLVSPWVILVALITFGALTYLMGYVSLKSRVARKLLEGEPTIVVQNGKIMEKNMARLRYNVDDLLAQLREKGVFNISDVEFAVLEPNGQLSVLLKSHKKPVTREDLQVPSSYEGISSELIVDGQVIYQNLQQNNLDEAWLISELKKQGINSPKQVMLASLDAQGNLYVDKKRDELTHDTQVQDDPGQKNQAG; encoded by the coding sequence TTGCCCTATACTCTCTATCTCAAAGTGATTTTCCAAACGGTTCTCGCCTTTTTTGCCGTTCTGGTCCTGACCCGGATCCTGGAAAAGGAGCAGTTGAGCCAGTTGACTTTTTACGAGTACATTACGGGGATCACCATCGGGTCTCTTGCGGCGGGGCTGGCGATCGATACCCTGGTCAGCCCGTGGGTGATTCTCGTTGCCCTCATTACTTTTGGAGCTCTAACCTACCTGATGGGCTACGTTTCCTTGAAGAGCAGGGTTGCCAGGAAGTTGCTGGAAGGGGAGCCGACCATTGTTGTTCAGAACGGAAAAATTATGGAAAAGAACATGGCCCGGCTCCGCTACAATGTTGACGATCTCCTTGCCCAGCTGCGGGAGAAGGGGGTTTTCAACATCTCCGATGTGGAGTTTGCGGTGCTTGAGCCCAACGGCCAGTTAAGCGTCCTGCTGAAGTCCCACAAAAAGCCGGTGACCCGGGAGGACCTTCAGGTTCCCAGCTCTTACGAAGGGATAAGCAGCGAGTTAATCGTTGATGGTCAGGTAATTTACCAGAATCTCCAGCAAAACAACCTGGATGAGGCCTGGCTCATCAGCGAACTGAAAAAGCAGGGGATCAACTCTCCCAAGCAGGTGATGCTGGCCAGCCTGGATGCCCAGGGGAATCTCTATGTCGACAAGAAGCGGGATGAACTAACCCATGACACCCAGGTTCAGGATGATCCGGGCCAGAAGAATCAGGCAGGTTAA